Within the Miscanthus floridulus cultivar M001 chromosome 2, ASM1932011v1, whole genome shotgun sequence genome, the region TAATAGGTAATTTGGATGAACGCACGACAAGGAACAGAGGtatgaaaaataaaaattattgtgtctttGCGCATACTGCCTTTGTTGCCTCTTTTGAACCCCGAGATGTTGGACATGCTTTATCTGATTCTAACtgggtcaatgccatgcatgaggagTTAGAAAATTTTGCACAGAATCAGGTTTGGGTTTTGGTTGATCCTCCTCCTTGTAAACcaattggaactaaatgggtctttaagaacaaacaaggggaagatggTCATGTTGTTAGAAATAAAGCTAGGCTGGTTGCTCAGGGCTTTTCTCAAAAAGAGGGTATTGATTATGGTGAAACTTTTGCTCCTGTTGCTcgtttagaagccattcgtattttGCTTGCATTTGCTGCTTCACGTGGATAtaagctttatcaaatggatgtgaaaagtgcttttctgAATGGTTTTATAGAAGAAGAAGTTTATGTTAAACAACCGCCTGGTTTTGAACATCCCAATTTTTCTGATCGTGTTTTTAAGTTGCAAAAGACtttatatggtttgaagcaagcacctcgtGCTTGGTATGCTAGATTGAAAACTTTTCTGCTTAAAAACGGGTTTAAAATGGGTTCAGTTgataaaactctttttctcctCAGGCAAGGAAATGACACTTTAATAGTTCAGatttatgtggatgatatcatttTCGGTGGTTCCTCTCATGCTCTTGTGAAAAAGTTTGCAGATGTGATgagtaaagaatttgagatgtctatgatgggcGAGCTGAATTTCTTtcttggcttacaaataaaacaaACTTCGGAAGGTACATTTGTGCATCAGGGAAAGTACACGAAGGATGTCATGAAGAAGTTTGCGATGGATAATGCGAAACCAATTTCTACGCCCATGCCGACTAGCGCTGCTTTGGATGCTGATGAGGACGGAGAGCCCGTGGATCAGAAGGAATATCGAAGCATGATTGGGTCGCTGCTGTACTTGACTGCTACGAGGCCAGATATACACTTtgctgtgtgtatgtgtgctcatTTTCAGCGTCCCCCAGGACTTCTCACCGTCAGGCGGTGAAGCGCATAATGAGGTATCTTCGATTTACTCCTGCATTTGGCCTTTGGTACTCTGCTGCTTCAACTCTCAGTTTGTGTGGTTATTCGGATGCTGATTTTGCTGGATGTCGTTTGGATAGAAAGTCTACATCGGGTACTTGCCAATTTTTGGGTTCTTCGCTCGTTTCTTGGTCCTCTAGAAAACAATCTAATGTTGCTCAATCTACTACagaggctgagtatgttgctgctgctagtTGTTGTTCTCAGCTTTTATAGATGATAGCTACCCTTCGCGATTTTGGTTTGTCGTTTTCTCGCgttcctctcttgtgtgacagcACTAGCGCTATAAGTGTTGCAAAGAATCCTGTGCTTCACTCTAAGACGAAACACATTGAGGTTCGTCATCATTTTCTGAGGGATCATGCTGAGAAGGGTGATATTAAGCTTAAATACATTGATACTAGTCAGCAACTTGCTGATATTCTGACTAAACCACTCGATCAAACCACGTTTGCACGTTTACGTGGTGAGTTCGGGGTGTGTTACCCATTCTAGTATCATTGTAAGTTGCTTCAGTTACATGTGCCTTATACTTGTTTTGGCTAGTTTGCGATCGATGCTTTTGGAGAGGTTTGAATGCTTTGCTTGAccaattttattttgaaaacagcACAGATATATACTTAAAAAATTATGTTGGGCTATGCTTGCTTTTCTGGATCTAGTGACTTGTTGAATACTTGACATATATCTTGCTCATGGTTCGGTAGTCAGCTTCTTTTAATGGGTTTTCACTGCAAATGTAACTCATAATACAAGTTTTAACTCGGGAGTGCATAGTATGGTTGTGAGCAAAAACTCTAAATTCCCATATCTCTGCTATTTAGCTCATGATCTGCTTGCCTTATTGAAAATTTAAATATGGGCGCAACTCTGTTTTTCCCATGTCCCTGCTGGTTCTCGCTCATAAACAAAATTAAACAAACTGGCTGGGCACAACTCTTGCTTCCCATATCCCTACTTATCATGCTCACAAAAGTCAGAATTAAATATGACAAGTGAATGCATTTGTGGGCATTGCAGTGAACTTTGACTGAAGCTGTGTATCTGTCGTGTGAGCTCGCTATATGTTTTGTCTTTAGCTTTGCACTGAGTTTGGAATGTGCATGTTTTTGCCTGGCACATTAGTTTTCAAACAGATTTCAGTTCTAAATTTTTATTAGTCATGGCATTGTATTGTTCCTTCTCTGGATAGCTAGTGTTGTTGGTTAGCTTTTATAAGTATTTAGCATATGTCTCAGAAGCTTCAACTTGTGCTTTCTCACATGCTTTTCTCTAAATTGGTTCCTTGCATTTTATCTTGATGGAGTGctttgtcaacaagggggagagtgAGTAGCGCACAAATTCATTCTTGCAGGGGGAGTTCGATCATTCTTGCAGGGGGAGTTTGAATTCGTTTTTGCTGAGACTTGGCATGCTTGTTTTGAGGGGTTGAGGGGGAGTTTTGCTGAAATTTATGAGTTTTGCTGCTGAGATTGCTTTTGGAAAATTGATATGGCTTTTGATTCATTTTGGGGAGAGTGATTTTTTTTGTCTTATTGTGTCGAGCCTAGCTTTTTCGttagcccatgtctttggggatcaagattgtttctttttctttctttttattttttttagttcCAATAAATTTGTGCGGTGTGGTGTtgtcaatgcactcatcaagggggagattgagaTGCCGGTGTGctagcaccttggtgatgagcgattgacaacatggtgtgcgtgtgacgtgtctcttggcaggttgtggttgtaggtgacaggtggagacaaGGTACATGCGGCGACGAGTGAAGAACGAAGATAGGATGCCGCGTCGAAAAACCGCgggggcggagaagggcggatCGAGGCTTGTGTTCGAGGGACAGGCGATCGTGCAGTGTACGTCTACTGTACTTGGCTACATGGCGGGAGGACGTCGAGGAAGGTTTCCAGATTACGCCACAAAATCCGGGGTTCGCTGGTTGAGCCACAAAGCCATGCATCGTACCGGGACGCTCGTGCGGCGTGCGTTGGCCGAAGATGGAAATTCTGGCGATCGCGATATGATTTCGGATGGTCGTGCGGCGACATCGCGAGGATCacatcgcggagatggagggatcgCGGACATCGCGGAATTTGCCATAGAGGACGTAATTGGAATTTACGCCCATACGTTGGATTTATCTAGCGTAGGGGGTTATGTGAAAATAGGTCGTGCCaccctttggagatataaatatgtggcacctagggttgagAAGGGTGCGGAACGTTTTAGACTCTCGGTGAGTTACTATTCACGCGTGAACCGTACCCGTGAACAGTACTCGTGCCCCGGGGTTCCACGGTTCAGTTTTTCTCTCTCCGGTCTAGCCTAGAGTTTGAATTCTAGTGAGAGGTTTTTTTGTTGATCTCTCCGATTAAGAGAGGGAGGATGTTTGGgcggaggctagatgcacttttgtaagttcaattactcaatttaatctttcatctataatgattgatcttgtgcatctcgattggttctttacaattctcgtcagcatctgacatagtctgcttgttttatttttatctcaagatccgtaagttcgattgacgtgattccagttgggttagtttcgtaatttcatctaGTTTAATCTGACAAATTTTTAGGTCGATCGGAGTTACGGATTTTCGTTCACATCAGGTTTACTAGGTACATAGAGTTCTGGCCAGATTTAAAAAACGTGATttaatcaggttttgtgtttaggagaagggttagaaattatttttggcttccgcgaccattcacccccctctggtcgcccgtTTCAATCCTTCAGCTACACTGGCCACATCTATACTATCCACCGATGGTAGCAAAGTTTGTTAAAATATTCGAATGCACTAAGCTATGCGAAAAACTTTGGGGGCTACTGCACTCATAGAATCTGTATGTTGCTCACTGCGGAGTGCGGACTGCTTGGCTACTCTTTTTTTTTTCGGAAGCAAACTGATTGACTGCCTTGTTATCAGTTTGGAAGCAATCAGAGTTTTTGCTGTGTTGGCCAAGGAACAGAAGATGATTGGATGGACATTGGGCATTAGGAAGTATTGTTTGTTAGCTTTTGTAGATGTTGCTCAGTACAAAGATAATAGCAATAAACTCTCTGAAGTGAAACAGCTTCACGGAAGTAATATTTGGAAACAATGTCTCGCAGTTTTCATTGATAATTAAAAGATAATCATGAAATGATATGCATTGATTTTTAAAATAAACAAATAAAGAGCTAGATCTTATGAGATACAACTAATTGGTATTAATTGCCACTAGGAGATAAAATACAAACCTCAGCTTCACTTGGAAGATTAAGTTTCTGCACAAGGTATTTCTGTATGAAGGAAGCAGGCAAATTTACatccctaggacaacagagtaaGGAAATCACCCTTAGTTAATGCAAAAAGCATAAAGTGTTTCAAGCAAGAAAGAGCGACGAGATAACTCACTTGATCCTCAAAAATTTTGATGGTATCTGCGGTAGAGGAGGCTGTCCTTTCCTGCAACAATCAACACAACAGCATGATTTCTGATGTTCCTTTTAAAAACAACAAATAGAACTTTGTAAGACAAACAGCCTAGTTTCTTACTGGTCAAAAGCAGCAAGAAGGTAGAACCATAATGCTTGCAATCTCCTCTTATTAGGCATATTCTTTGGCTTTGTATTTTTCTGTTTTCCCTTTAAAATCAATAGTTTCTTGGTTCCAGTTCTCTTCTCCAGATTTCCACGTCTTGTAAACTGCTTCTTAGTCTTTGCTTGACTGGCAAGAGTTACATCAACTGGATCATCAGTCTTTTTTTCAGCTGTCATTACATCTTCTGATTTAGATCTAAGAGACCTTTTGTTTTTAGCTGCTCGAAAGTGACACCCTAAAGGTCTCCATCCCCCAGATTTTTTTGTGATATTACTACTGCCCCGAAAGGTTGAGTGCTGCATCATTGGCATAAGGAGCAGTAAATAATaattagttacaacaaaatataatgaatttcaatcaagTAAATGAATTTTAAAACATAAAATAGCACTGAAATTTCTCTCACTGCAGGAACTAAAGGAAGTTCAGATATGAAAGAACTTCGTCAACAAAATAATGCAATTGCATACGACACATGCATATATCATATTCAGGTTCCATGCTTCCTTACCAACAGGAACATGATATTGATATATATGTGAAATTATAAAGATTTGAAATAAAAGAGAAGAGGATTGAACGTATCTTCTTTTTTCTTAGGGAATGAACAAGCGTTATTTTTTTAGGGAAGTGAACATGTGTCATCCATAATGTCCCAAGGCCTAACACATACCAGATCCatgcaaacaaaacaaagaaaaAATAGAAGGGCAAGAGTGAACTACACAATCTCCTATACATACACATAATGggacttttttttttcaattgtGGGGATTTAGCTTATAACTTCTTAACACAATCGTTTATTAAGGATACCCAGTAAAAGAAAAGGTACATACCAAAGGGAGTTTGCGTAAGCATGAAGCTTTTGTTCTCCTCTTTGTCAAGCATTTTTGCATAGACATTTGAGGAGTATGTTTTGTCAACGAAGATAAAGATCGTTCTTTCGTCTTGATAGGTGATGTAATTGGTGATGTGACTTCTGGGCCCTCAACCTTTTGTTTTTTTAAAGGGAATACCTTTGACCTTACATACTGTAGGCTATGATCAATTCTGTACAAAAAGTTAGTTGACATGAGCCATAAGCTATAGCTATAAAGTAGATCAAGTGCATTACAAGAAAAACTAACATACAGAAAAGTAAACTTTCTTGTTGCATGTTGTTTCAATGAAAGGGAATGAGTTTAGATTACTGGGCCGATCTTGGCATTTCAGAAGTTACCAAAAAATAAAGCATATTTACAATCAAGTTAATACCACCCGATAGCCAATGTTGTACAGGAGGAGGTTACATGGAGCAGAAGCAATTTAAATGATGCAACCAATACAGCGGTATGGTAATGCAATGGTTTCATTGTGACAACAAGATGATCCAACATGGCAGGGTGCTAATGCAGGGGAATGTCAAAAGCCAGGACGGCACATTTAAATAGTAGATCGCTAAAGGATAACTCACTTTTGATACTAGAGAGAATGTTGGAGAACATTTTCACAGATTTGGTCCATGTATGTTCCGCTATGTTGCACACTCACACTTGCTGACAATCAAAGCTGATGCTATAACTCAAAATGGTTCATTGAAACAGCCCAATACAATGCAATAGTATACAACCACACacaatataaatatatttcaaGAAAAAACAAACCTGAGTTTCTCCAATGGAGCACAGCCCAAATCAATGCTACAAATAGGGCAGCAGCACACTTCCTTATTTATGAACTCCTCTGATATGCACTTCCTGCAAACTGATGGTATTTATGGCAAAGGTGCAATCACGATTCATGAAGAAAAACTGTTGGAAGATACTAATCCAATTAAGAATAAATAAACACAGTAGTACAATACTGTATTTGTTATGCCAAGCACTGTTAGGTACTACCAGCAGCGAGCCCGGCTTGGCTACATAGCTAGCACAGCCGAAACCTGAAGGCAAAGGTGGCAATTGGTGTGGCTTGAGGAAGCGAATTCAAATTAGTTAGCATATCTTCCTCAGTTAAGGCTACAAGCACAGTTTACATATattaaaaaaacaaagtccttCCCCCTTTCTGGCTCTCCCACTAATGATGTGCTACAACACCTCGCCACAAACAAGGACTTTGTTTCCTGACCAAAGAGCATAACATACTTGTTCTCAAGATGGTGCGTTGCAGAATCTCCAGAACAGGATAAATGAAATAGCACCAATTTTTTGCCATATAAGCAACTCTTGAAGCATAAAACCATACATTTCACACATATGAACCAGATTAACTTAGAGTGCATAGCACACGTTAGCTCAGAAAGTCAACTTTACAAACACGCTGGAACACTCACCCAAAGCTGTGAAGAACAGGTTGGGCAACGTTTCTATTTTCTAGTGGACTAACGGTGCCTCGACATTAGCAACTtctaccttttttttttctttccccaACCACTACAGAAATGAAATCTAACAGGctctttaaaaaaaaactaacacttttggccacgcctattgtcctggcgcggccaaatgcctgtgccgcgccatgcatgatgGTGCAGCATAGGGCTGACGTAGCGgtgaccggaatcgctgaccgctgacggggcagggcttgccgcgccaccgatcttggcgcggtacTGCCGCGCCctaatccgtggcgcggcagagccgaataaatatcGCCAGCGAGCCCCCCGCCCGCACCTGCCCGCCCACCCGCCgccagcgcccgcgccggccgtGCCACGAACGCcgacgcgtcaaggccgcccgctcctaaggtacgatttcatgtttattttgattattattgttttaggataattagtgatttaggataattagtaatatatgatagttagggttttaggatagttaggttagtgaatataggataattagtaatataggattattattgatttatgatagttagtgatttaggatagttaggttagtgaatttgtttgtgatttacgtatgtagtttttaggtttgaggttggaTTTTGGgcttagggattgattaggtatttattatttagtttatagttagttatttagttagtgaTTTtgagtatagatactagtttacaaatgtcggtacttactagtgcgaGATACGTCGATTTTaatgacttcatgaagtttcgtcaaatgcttatattcctagtgaagttgtttatgttactagtgcgtgatgtgtctgttaattttactttgaatatatacatgtgctttcatattgcataacaagtagtttaaattttgcaatgctacataatattaatttaaattttattaatttgaatactttatcatttgtttatcaatttgtaacaggatgaccctctcacgcagcacccgttgtaccccattcttgaggtggagtacgacgaccggcaccgagcacacatcttgagtgacaacgacgtagaggtggccttgcctcctttgaggccccgcatgcACACCAGggtgcaccagtgggacgagcgttacgcgccgtacatacggcgtgccggcttcctcgagcttgtccgtgttgtcaaccacggtcttccgccccttaacccagcactacttactgtagctgtagacaggtgcgagtgcattctttgtacgtaaactttcttgtaacaaatttgaggcaactaacagtcgttctattcttataacaggtggaggcctgagacccacacgtttcacataccttgtggcgagatgaccttgaccatgcaggacgtgaaggctatttttggccttcggttgggggacttccagtgacagggatagttgacaacgatcactagatggagctggtggctcagtttattgACTTTTTTacaccggacgacgaggcttccaagaaaaataagtgagtaattcaagcctatttaatatttgcattgctttcctgcagccatcgggtctcattttctttggtcaatttcagaaaaagttccggtgtttcgtcgtcctggatcacatagcgctttgattacttggacccacaggctgaggaggctctgatcgacaggttcgctcgagtgtggctctggcactttcttggtgctttcctcttcccagacgcctcgggcaacaccatcagctagatcttccttgacatactacgccagtcgtggaagaacatagcggcgtacagctagggcagcgcagtcctggcatggacgtatcgacagctatgcattgtctgccgtcgcacctcaggatatgcgaaccttggggattgctcctacctactccagatttggtattgggaacgatggcccgttgggaggccccttaataatggtttaccggtaagtaattcggttcactatattcttcgaggcaattacatatgatgagattattaatggctaattcattatcgtgttcaatgcagcaatggaacgggcatgatacactccctatagctctgtatatctggacggaagcagagttagttagagggaatgcaaggtgcaagtacagggagtacacggacggtctcgacgtcctgacacagcatcaggttacgctctctttactatcatacatgtgtcttgttcgatgtacactatatcacaacctaactcaattatgaaatttCAGGTGTATTGGTGTCTTTGGGATActccggagctccagtactatctcagtcctgtcactagggacaagtcagacgagtatcgcagcgacatccctcttattttctttcatgtgatcgagattcacttgcccatcagagTCTGTAGATAGTTtgaaagaatgacaggctgcccaccaccgctttactccaccaacaaAACATTGTACATgtgtgttatcgattaataataaAGTTACAATTCagatgtgtgtggtacaactaacatcgttttattgcaggtatgaccgcaggaagaggtacaagaccaaggattgacgcGTGACACACAGCGCGCACATCCATTTATGGCAGAACAGGGTACGAcatccggtccatgcgggtcctccacacgaccagcacaccttcgacgagtacctatggtggcttcacaggtctacgaggacacatatgaagcccccgtacactgaggaggcgattgacgaggactcgaagaaagatgtcatcgaagatatgTACGacattaccactagggaggatacacagctacagagagccccgcttcaaagatgcgtggtaagatacttgaatgataaaatttgttatccttttggtattaagtatgtgtactaaaactgtccaatcgcgtttctgtacccagacgacacaattgtcaaggtaccgccgcgccatgcgccgtggcgcggcagtgccgcgccaagatcggtggtgtGGCAGGCCCTGCCCGTCAGCgctcagcgattccggtcgccgccacgtcagccctctgccgcgcaaccatgcatggtgcggcacaggtatttggccgcgccaggacaataggcacgaccaaaagtgttagttttttttaaaacggaccatgttagatttaaaattagttttcaagaaatgttaaaattaaaaaaaattcccgCTGCCGATACGCTCGCTCGCGTAGTCATACCCACCAGGCCACCACCAGCCGTAAAGGTGCCGCGCAGGAGGCATGCGTGCGTACCCCAGCACCGCGGCGTTAGGATCTGTGTTAGATGCCTTTTAAAAGAACAAATCAAGGTGGTCGATTTGAACCGACGGTAAAACTATAGAAATAAATCCTCCATGGAAAGCACTCAGCAGCAGTCATCAGTCAAACTGTTGCAAGCAGTGAAACAGGATGAGTCCCTATATTGTCGCTGCATGCATGAGCTCTTAACGGTCTTGTTTGCAATTATAGATAAATAATTGCTGGAAGGAGCGAGCTGTATATGCTGACCTACTCTGTGTCAGAAAGTCATCGACGGGCGTATGGCACGTCTCATGCGTCGAGTACAGACAACAAAGGGGAGCAAACACAAGCAAAGCAACTCCCCGTATGTAGCCCCATGCTCGTCGACATGGTCGCAGCGGCGGCACTTTGTATGGATCGGGTGCCGACAGATCATTGACGGTCATAACCTTAGGTCGTTTCAAATGTAGAATCTCCACGTGAGGATGTTAATTTTCGTACATACGTACATGTATATCAGAGACCACAGATTCATCAGAGTTATCACCAAACCGAGAGCGAATGCCGAATGGGCTCTCTGCAGGGATCAAATGAGTAATGCACGTGACAGACTGACAGTAGCCTTTTGCCACACGGGATGAAAGCGGGAACAGGACCCGATATCATTTTCTTGGGAAAAAACGGATTTGGGAAGGCATCCAGGAAAATTCGGCAAA harbors:
- the LOC136537821 gene encoding E3 ubiquitin protein ligase DRIP2-like codes for the protein MESAVLVCEAPTAGASAHAAAAPGAGGDGGAGDVVMLRRSALVACLTCPLCGRLFRDAATITECLHTFCRKCISEEFINKEVCCCPICSIDLGCAPLEKLRIDHSLQYVRSKVFPLKKQKVEGPEVTSPITSPIKTKERSLSSLTKHTPQMSMQKCLTKRRTKASCLRKLPLHSTFRGSSNITKKSGGWRPLGCHFRAAKNKRSLRSKSEDVMTAEKKTDDPVDVTLASQAKTKKQFTRRGNLEKRTGTKKLLILKGKQKNTKPKNMPNKRRLQALWFYLLAAFDQKGQPPLPQIPSKFLRIKDVNLPASFIQKYLVQKLNLPSEAEVEILCGGRPVNPGIPLHDLADYWIDKRPKGRVRSSVGTPAAEFVLKVFYARSGAPLPEIENNKD